The Virgibacillus dokdonensis genome includes a window with the following:
- a CDS encoding MotA/TolQ/ExbB proton channel family protein, producing MVEFILELFTSKQRVEAILSSSVIEFIFVVLFVMFLLALLIHITIYNKLKTIRNHLKATGNLNVEPLNTLKEQYEQKQKQEMVKVETFVQEQFSNWRIWQISVVSLIKMVQMTVSVFILLGVLGTFIGLTSSLSSIDLQGNDVVTGVASVLAGIDVAFYTSIVGMGFSLVMTVLIKVFNTEFMLTDIMLMTETRLEGTEENGLQQLVNLSEAINTSIQHLQKSNQQSFQTIEAAFAGFQNYTSSLEQSAKDLAAFNHGLSDNLESFQQLFTHMQKVTDSFAAGTDNLNENFATLFTYFKRMDSHNERQVKAFEQTYEKIKEATISQMDMLQNFLDSTEEIKQFTSTLLDEQASLQQNFASIQEKSKQLVVQMEAQNKEFRSIFGADLSTKLSGVIEQLYGLSREFDKMGDGLTQLPNALEVINQTQAEYKHLLSDRFQELKEFNRTFSNHIKSQATNTMAFEKHLQQTISSFEQMDMKNSQLLQEINGTISQMTQTHQQRENQLDNSVHILKDTLANYVHNLEGSVGKRLDQIGQALQASMREVNEGLRNEWNELRRMNDTTQQNQVRAIQQSVQDLQREIHMLNQQLAAFSQRNYTSNNAIRLNQNEY from the coding sequence ATGGTTGAATTTATTCTTGAATTATTTACATCAAAACAAAGAGTGGAAGCTATTTTAAGCAGCTCCGTTATTGAGTTTATTTTTGTTGTCCTGTTTGTCATGTTTCTATTGGCTTTGCTGATTCATATTACCATTTACAATAAATTAAAAACGATCAGAAATCACCTGAAAGCAACGGGGAATTTGAATGTAGAGCCGTTAAATACATTGAAAGAACAATATGAACAAAAGCAAAAACAAGAAATGGTTAAAGTGGAGACATTTGTTCAAGAGCAATTTTCGAATTGGCGTATATGGCAAATTTCTGTCGTTAGTCTCATTAAAATGGTGCAAATGACTGTGTCTGTGTTTATATTATTAGGAGTACTTGGCACATTTATTGGCTTAACCTCTTCTTTAAGTAGTATTGATTTACAAGGAAATGATGTGGTTACAGGGGTAGCAAGTGTATTAGCCGGTATTGATGTTGCTTTTTATACGAGCATTGTTGGGATGGGATTTTCATTAGTGATGACGGTATTAATAAAGGTATTTAATACAGAATTTATGTTAACAGATATTATGCTTATGACGGAGACGAGATTAGAAGGCACAGAGGAAAATGGACTGCAACAATTAGTAAACCTTTCAGAGGCGATTAATACGTCCATACAGCATTTACAAAAGTCGAATCAACAGTCCTTTCAAACAATAGAAGCCGCCTTTGCTGGATTTCAAAATTACACCTCAAGTTTGGAACAATCCGCTAAAGACTTAGCTGCATTTAATCATGGGCTTTCAGATAATCTCGAATCATTTCAGCAATTATTTACACATATGCAAAAAGTAACCGATAGTTTTGCTGCGGGAACGGACAATCTAAACGAAAATTTTGCTACATTATTTACGTATTTCAAACGTATGGATAGCCATAACGAACGACAGGTAAAAGCGTTCGAACAAACGTATGAGAAGATAAAAGAAGCAACGATTTCGCAAATGGACATGTTGCAAAATTTTTTAGATTCTACAGAGGAAATAAAACAATTCACATCTACTTTATTAGATGAACAGGCATCGTTACAACAGAATTTCGCCTCGATACAGGAAAAGAGCAAACAACTCGTTGTGCAAATGGAGGCACAGAACAAAGAATTTAGGTCCATATTTGGTGCGGATCTATCGACAAAGCTATCAGGTGTAATTGAACAACTATATGGATTGTCGAGAGAATTTGATAAAATGGGAGATGGTTTAACACAGCTTCCAAATGCACTTGAAGTCATTAACCAAACGCAAGCAGAATATAAACATTTATTATCGGATCGTTTCCAAGAATTAAAAGAATTTAACCGTACATTTAGCAATCATATAAAATCACAGGCTACAAATACGATGGCATTTGAAAAACATTTGCAGCAAACGATAAGTTCTTTTGAACAAATGGATATGAAAAATAGTCAATTGTTACAAGAAATAAATGGAACCATTTCCCAAATGACGCAAACACATCAGCAACGCGAGAACCAGTTGGATAATAGTGTGCATATATTAAAGGATACGTTAGCCAATTATGTTCATAATCTGGAAGGGTCTGTAGGAAAACGATTAGATCAAATTGGTCAAGCTCTCCAAGCGTCCATGCGTGAAGTAAATGAAGGGCTGCGAAATGAATGGAATGAACTAAGAAGAATGAATGACACGACACAGCAAAATCAAGTAAGGGCAATCCAACAAAGCGTACAGGATCTGCAGCGGGAAATTCACATGTTAAACCAACAATTGGCTGCTTTTTCTCAACGTAATTACACTTCAAACAATGCGATAAGGCTGAACCAAAATGAATACTAA
- a CDS encoding glycerol-3-phosphate acyltransferase, producing the protein MKPLEKVIWILVAYVFGCLNGAYYVGKLFYQQDIRELGSTNAGARNAGRVFSRSAFIVTVIIDAWKVIIPLWIAISFWEMDTIILGCMAIALLLGHLWPVQLGFRGGKGVVVYLATALMLAPIPLVVCGFIILVGYQLHKNLTLIAMIGFSSIPLNLFIFFRNIELTVVYFIMLSVVVIMHRNGD; encoded by the coding sequence GTGAAGCCACTGGAAAAAGTGATTTGGATTTTGGTTGCCTATGTATTTGGCTGTTTAAATGGCGCCTATTATGTTGGTAAACTATTTTATCAACAAGATATTAGAGAATTAGGTAGTACGAATGCTGGAGCTAGAAATGCGGGGAGGGTCTTTAGTCGTTCTGCGTTTATTGTTACAGTAATCATAGATGCATGGAAGGTAATTATTCCGTTATGGATAGCTATCAGCTTTTGGGAAATGGATACGATTATATTAGGGTGTATGGCTATTGCCCTTCTCCTAGGTCATTTATGGCCAGTACAACTAGGTTTTCGTGGAGGAAAGGGAGTAGTTGTATACTTAGCTACAGCACTTATGTTAGCACCTATCCCTTTAGTTGTTTGTGGTTTTATCATCTTGGTAGGGTATCAGCTTCATAAAAATCTTACGTTAATAGCGATGATTGGGTTTAGTAGTATCCCGTTAAACTTGTTCATTTTCTTTAGAAATATCGAGTTGACAGTAGTTTATTTTATAATGCTGTCTGTTGTTGTAATTATGCATAGAAATGGGGACTAA
- a CDS encoding NADPH-dependent FMN reductase, translating into MKLVGIAGSLVGEKTSQVVHDVLRVAKRVDKQIEIELIDLKEYDVEFVKGSPLAYYNKDTWYVVNTILAADMIVFGSPIYQASISGALKNLLDHFPIDAFKSKVTGIVTTAGSDKHFLVSEYQLKPILAYLKGIIPRYSVFVNNDCFNDDNEIIDQDVQERINKLAQEMITIKKRTYSI; encoded by the coding sequence GTGAAACTTGTTGGAATAGCCGGCTCGTTAGTCGGTGAAAAAACGTCGCAAGTAGTACATGACGTTTTACGTGTAGCCAAACGTGTCGATAAACAAATAGAAATCGAATTAATCGACTTGAAAGAATATGATGTAGAGTTTGTTAAGGGGTCACCTTTAGCCTATTATAATAAAGACACATGGTATGTAGTAAATACGATTTTAGCAGCAGATATGATTGTTTTTGGTTCACCTATCTATCAAGCATCTATTTCAGGTGCGCTGAAAAATTTGCTTGACCATTTTCCAATCGACGCCTTCAAATCAAAAGTTACAGGAATTGTAACTACTGCTGGATCGGATAAGCACTTTCTCGTATCCGAATATCAATTAAAGCCAATACTTGCTTATTTGAAAGGAATCATACCTCGTTATAGTGTTTTTGTTAACAATGATTGTTTTAATGATGATAATGAGATTATTGACCAAGATGTACAAGAAAGGATAAATAAGCTCGCTCAAGAAATGATTACAATTAAAAAACGTACGTATAGCATTTAA
- a CDS encoding YihY/virulence factor BrkB family protein — protein sequence MMSILLFFYELGRKFFIYKVYDLSAQMAYYFLLSVFPFLFVIYSLIPYLPFNEDYILTLIEPYAPDTTYRLIRNTLTAVLANQNQPLLSLSLVISVWLASMGFQSMKRILNTAYNVHEKESIVRQVIEGLMLTIGFMIVFLFSVVVPVLERTLRAYLIDIFTNDSFHRLWDFIQWGVGSFLIITFFLLLYYFTPNLRVKVKQVLPGALVATIGWQIISLQFATFVSRNDYTAFYGQLGGIVVLMIWFYMSAMIIIIGGLVNAMIYPIQRSERRSF from the coding sequence ATGATGTCTATCTTACTATTCTTTTACGAACTAGGGAGAAAATTTTTTATATATAAAGTGTACGATCTTTCTGCACAAATGGCTTATTATTTCCTACTATCTGTTTTTCCGTTTCTGTTCGTGATTTATTCGTTAATTCCTTATTTGCCCTTTAATGAAGATTATATTTTAACGCTAATTGAACCGTATGCACCGGATACAACGTATCGTCTAATTAGAAATACGTTAACTGCTGTGCTCGCAAATCAAAATCAACCCTTGCTTTCTTTAAGCTTGGTTATTTCTGTATGGCTTGCTTCAATGGGATTTCAATCCATGAAACGTATACTTAACACGGCTTATAACGTGCATGAGAAGGAAAGTATCGTAAGACAAGTAATCGAAGGGCTAATGTTAACTATAGGATTTATGATTGTTTTCTTGTTTTCCGTTGTTGTTCCTGTTTTGGAAAGAACATTAAGGGCATATTTGATCGATATATTTACCAATGATAGTTTTCATCGTTTGTGGGATTTTATCCAGTGGGGAGTTGGTAGTTTTTTAATCATTACTTTTTTTCTTCTGCTTTATTATTTTACTCCAAATCTACGTGTTAAAGTAAAGCAAGTTCTTCCAGGTGCGCTTGTCGCTACAATTGGTTGGCAAATTATCTCCCTTCAATTTGCTACTTTTGTTAGTCGTAACGATTATACAGCTTTTTATGGACAATTAGGAGGTATTGTTGTATTAATGATTTGGTTCTATATGTCTGCTATGATCATTATTATTGGGGGATTAGTTAATGCTATGATTTATCCAATTCAACGTAGCGAAAGGCGTTCTTTTTAG
- a CDS encoding LTA synthase family protein, with amino-acid sequence MRKLTLLIERNVLMTLIILLWLKSVIISFTTFQLPLYSWFDIMVVFINPIGIIMIMFGISFLWRKRLSPLMLFIIYLLLLGLLYANVLYYRFYIDFVTVSVLLQLNNVGGLGPSTVELFSPLDTLLFVDVAVIGYVIFKMNRKKNHPVVPNKKRYAFTGVGLLVFTLAIALIQNPFLLQTDYDREELVKSLGLYNYQLINIANGVKSPVMKAFADEADVKEVQSYIQGKEEKDSFQEFGIAKGKNVVFISLESTQNFVVNQKVNGKEITPFLNELIQDSFYFNNIYDQAAQGKTSDAEFMINTGLYPLPSGSVFVRRPNNEFQSLPHILREANGYTAAAFHGNDASFWNRDDMYQSLGFDRFFSKKDYHVTEENSVNYGLKDIPFFEQSMEKLLHLSEPYMASFLTLTNHFPFLLEEEDQSISPANTSVGVVNRYVTTVRYEDEALKRFFELVKEKDMYEDTVFVIYGDHYGISQKYEAGVYELLGQEDTEMSHLELQKVPVIIHVPGQEGKKIETVGGTIDIHATVSELMGVRDKEQINFSRNLFTRGNEAPVVFRDGSIVTGKYAYVNGRCYDKHKQQVVKSNTCTDYLETARNELYASDQIILGDLFRFIGK; translated from the coding sequence ATGCGAAAATTAACTCTGTTGATTGAAAGAAATGTATTGATGACGCTGATTATCTTATTATGGTTAAAATCAGTCATTATTTCTTTTACTACTTTTCAACTACCGCTTTATTCTTGGTTTGATATCATGGTCGTTTTTATCAACCCAATTGGCATTATTATGATCATGTTTGGGATTAGTTTCTTGTGGAGAAAACGTTTGTCTCCACTTATGCTATTTATCATTTATCTATTATTGTTAGGCTTATTGTATGCAAATGTGCTATATTATCGGTTTTATATTGATTTTGTTACCGTTTCTGTTTTACTACAATTGAACAATGTAGGAGGTTTAGGACCTAGCACGGTTGAACTCTTTTCCCCGCTTGATACGTTGTTATTTGTGGATGTTGCAGTTATTGGGTATGTTATTTTTAAAATGAACAGAAAGAAAAACCATCCAGTAGTACCTAATAAGAAAAGATATGCTTTTACTGGTGTGGGGTTGCTTGTCTTTACTTTGGCCATTGCGCTCATTCAAAATCCGTTTCTTTTACAAACAGATTACGATCGTGAAGAACTAGTGAAGTCATTAGGTTTATATAATTATCAGCTGATAAATATAGCAAATGGTGTTAAATCTCCCGTAATGAAAGCTTTTGCAGATGAGGCAGATGTAAAAGAAGTACAATCGTATATCCAAGGTAAGGAAGAAAAGGATTCGTTTCAGGAATTTGGAATAGCGAAAGGAAAGAATGTTGTTTTTATTAGTTTAGAGTCTACACAGAATTTTGTGGTTAACCAAAAAGTGAATGGCAAAGAAATAACCCCATTTTTAAATGAGCTGATTCAAGACAGTTTTTATTTTAACAATATATACGACCAAGCAGCGCAAGGAAAAACATCTGACGCTGAATTTATGATTAATACTGGCTTATATCCTTTACCAAGTGGATCTGTATTTGTTCGCAGACCGAACAATGAATTTCAATCTTTACCGCATATCTTGCGAGAAGCAAATGGCTATACGGCTGCTGCTTTTCATGGAAATGATGCTTCTTTTTGGAATAGAGACGATATGTATCAATCGTTAGGGTTTGATAGATTTTTCTCGAAAAAAGATTATCATGTGACAGAAGAAAATTCGGTTAATTATGGGTTAAAAGATATTCCCTTTTTTGAACAATCAATGGAAAAATTACTTCATTTATCTGAACCTTATATGGCAAGTTTCCTTACGTTAACGAATCATTTTCCATTTTTATTAGAAGAAGAGGATCAATCTATTTCACCTGCGAATACATCTGTAGGTGTTGTTAATCGATATGTAACAACTGTTCGGTATGAGGATGAAGCATTAAAACGTTTTTTTGAATTAGTAAAGGAAAAAGACATGTATGAAGATACAGTGTTTGTTATCTATGGAGATCATTATGGTATTTCCCAAAAATACGAAGCTGGCGTTTATGAATTACTTGGGCAAGAGGATACGGAAATGAGCCACCTTGAGCTACAAAAGGTGCCAGTAATTATCCATGTACCAGGACAAGAAGGAAAAAAGATAGAAACAGTGGGAGGAACGATTGATATTCATGCAACTGTTTCTGAATTAATGGGTGTACGAGATAAGGAGCAAATAAATTTTAGTCGCAATCTATTTACGAGAGGTAATGAAGCCCCTGTTGTGTTTCGCGATGGAAGCATCGTCACAGGTAAATATGCTTATGTAAATGGTCGTTGTTATGATAAGCACAAGCAACAGGTTGTCAAATCAAATACATGTACTGATTATTTAGAAACGGCGAGAAATGAATTATATGCTTCGGATCAAATTATCCTTGGTGATCTATTTCGCTTTATCGGAAAATAA
- a CDS encoding GNAT family N-acetyltransferase: MVKESYFVIYKIADLEEELEQIYRLNYETFVEEIPQHEKNSDHRLVDRFDDKNTYVIAKRGKEVIGMISVHNQRPFSLDQKLDNVDDYLPVSATPCEIRLLAIKKQYRGGRIFYGLCETLVDYCLEKGFNMAVISGTLRQTKLYKHLGFKAFGPLVGTEEAPYQPMYLTKKNFERASKLFERMLRKEARQENYNFLPGPVEVSDAVKKAWSDKAISHRAKDVHKVMEEVQQQLCDVTNANYVEIAVGTGTLANDMIAAQLTTLPGAGLILSNGEFGERLMDQAVRFGLSFQSISKSWSAPITLEEIKRTLVEHSEIEWLWTVHCETSTGYVYPLEDLKQLCNKYGVRLCIDACSTVGVLPLHLESVYLASTVSGKGIGSYPGLAIVFHHEKLFPQNSIPSYLDLGRYQTSDSIPFTHSSNSLFAMQAALQQFCPDKTKLFRDISNAFQSVGMQVLTGENYSPGIVTVCLPPEIRSRQFGDVLKQKGVQVSYESSYLLNHNWFQVAIMGQQQASHIMKGIEIIVEVYQQFAREKEIHSCEN; encoded by the coding sequence ATGGTGAAAGAATCATACTTTGTAATTTATAAGATAGCAGACTTAGAAGAAGAGTTAGAGCAAATCTATCGTTTAAACTATGAAACGTTTGTTGAAGAGATTCCACAGCATGAAAAGAACAGCGACCATAGATTAGTAGACCGTTTTGACGATAAGAATACATATGTTATTGCTAAACGAGGCAAGGAAGTAATTGGCATGATTTCGGTTCATAATCAAAGACCTTTTTCGCTTGACCAGAAATTAGATAATGTGGATGATTATTTACCTGTATCTGCAACCCCTTGTGAAATACGTCTATTAGCTATAAAAAAGCAGTATCGAGGAGGGCGTATCTTTTATGGTCTCTGTGAAACGTTAGTAGACTATTGTTTGGAAAAAGGGTTTAATATGGCGGTTATTTCTGGAACATTAAGGCAAACCAAGCTCTATAAGCATTTAGGGTTTAAAGCGTTTGGACCATTAGTTGGAACAGAAGAAGCCCCGTATCAACCCATGTATTTAACGAAGAAAAACTTTGAGCGTGCCTCTAAATTATTTGAACGAATGTTGCGAAAAGAAGCACGGCAAGAGAATTATAATTTTTTACCAGGTCCTGTAGAGGTTTCTGATGCTGTAAAAAAAGCATGGAGTGATAAAGCAATATCTCATCGTGCGAAGGATGTACATAAAGTGATGGAAGAGGTACAGCAACAATTATGTGATGTAACCAATGCTAATTATGTAGAAATTGCAGTAGGGACAGGTACACTTGCAAATGATATGATCGCTGCTCAATTAACAACACTTCCAGGTGCAGGGTTAATTCTGTCAAATGGCGAGTTTGGAGAACGTTTAATGGATCAAGCTGTTAGATTTGGCCTTTCTTTCCAAAGCATTTCTAAGTCGTGGAGTGCACCGATTACTTTAGAAGAAATAAAACGAACATTGGTGGAGCATTCAGAAATAGAATGGCTATGGACTGTCCATTGCGAGACATCAACAGGCTATGTTTATCCATTGGAAGATTTAAAGCAGCTATGTAACAAATATGGTGTCCGTTTATGTATAGATGCTTGCAGTACGGTTGGTGTTCTACCGCTTCATTTAGAGTCTGTTTATTTAGCAAGCACGGTAAGTGGAAAAGGTATCGGTTCATACCCGGGATTAGCTATTGTGTTTCATCACGAGAAGCTTTTTCCACAAAATTCAATACCTAGTTATTTAGACCTTGGTAGGTATCAAACAAGCGATAGTATTCCGTTTACGCATTCATCCAATAGTTTGTTTGCTATGCAAGCTGCGTTACAGCAGTTTTGTCCAGATAAAACAAAGCTATTTCGAGATATAAGCAATGCCTTTCAAAGCGTTGGCATGCAAGTGCTTACTGGAGAAAATTATTCTCCGGGCATTGTGACAGTTTGTCTACCTCCTGAAATTCGTTCACGTCAGTTCGGCGATGTGTTAAAACAAAAAGGGGTTCAAGTTAGTTATGAAAGCAGTTATTTACTAAACCATAACTGGTTTCAAGTGGCTATTATGGGACAACAACAAGCTTCGCATATCATGAAAGGCATAGAGATTATTGTTGAGGTATATCAACAGTTTGCTAGGGAGAAGGAGATTCATTCATGCGAAAATTAA
- a CDS encoding IS256 family transposase, producing the protein MNHLTTDLIEALAKKQDIEEVFRRHLEEAINQLLKHELTVFLDYEPYERKGVHSGNSRNGFYDRTFKTEYGELQLRIPRDRNGEFQQQTVAPYKRSNDTLEQFVIHLYEKGITTDEIAHLIERMYGHHYTKQTVSNLTKLVAEDVQAFHERKLENRYACIYLDATQIPIRRNTVEKESVYIAIGITEDGIKEVLDFTIAPTESAHVWEELMQELYQRGVADVLLFISDGLTGMTDAIHRVYPKAKHQVCCVHVARNIAKKVRVKDRAEILSDFKTVYHAIDKKEALQALEQFQSKWEKTYPRVIDAVVKNEQLLTFYEFPASIRRSIYSTNLIEAFNKEIKRYVKRKEQFPNKEALERFLVTRFLEYNHKFSMRCHRGFDQAKSELVALFESLENGT; encoded by the coding sequence ATGAACCATCTTACTACAGATTTAATTGAAGCACTAGCAAAAAAACAAGATATTGAAGAAGTTTTTCGCCGTCATCTAGAAGAAGCTATTAACCAATTACTAAAGCATGAATTAACTGTATTTCTGGATTACGAACCGTATGAACGCAAGGGAGTTCATTCAGGTAACTCTCGTAATGGGTTTTATGACCGTACTTTTAAGACGGAGTACGGTGAGCTACAACTTCGTATACCAAGGGATAGGAACGGAGAATTTCAACAACAAACAGTGGCTCCATATAAGCGTTCTAATGACACGCTGGAACAGTTTGTTATTCACCTTTATGAAAAGGGAATCACAACAGATGAAATCGCACATCTAATCGAACGAATGTACGGACATCATTACACCAAACAGACCGTATCTAACTTAACAAAATTGGTAGCAGAAGATGTACAAGCATTTCATGAACGTAAATTAGAAAACCGTTACGCATGCATTTACTTAGATGCTACTCAAATCCCTATCCGTCGTAACACGGTAGAGAAAGAGTCTGTATATATTGCAATTGGGATCACGGAAGACGGCATAAAAGAAGTATTAGACTTTACTATTGCACCAACAGAATCCGCACACGTATGGGAAGAATTGATGCAGGAACTATATCAGCGTGGTGTTGCAGACGTTCTGCTCTTCATCTCAGACGGTCTAACTGGCATGACAGATGCTATTCACCGTGTCTATCCTAAAGCAAAGCATCAGGTGTGCTGTGTCCATGTTGCCCGCAATATTGCTAAGAAGGTTCGTGTCAAAGACCGTGCAGAGATACTTAGTGACTTTAAAACGGTTTATCATGCCATAGACAAAAAAGAAGCCCTACAAGCGTTAGAACAGTTTCAAAGCAAATGGGAAAAGACATATCCACGTGTCATTGACGCAGTTGTAAAAAATGAACAATTATTAACATTTTATGAGTTCCCTGCCTCTATTCGACGGAGTATCTATTCGACAAATTTAATTGAAGCCTTCAATAAAGAAATAAAGAGATACGTCAAACGAAAAGAGCAGTTTCCAAACAAGGAGGCTTTAGAACGTTTTCTTGTCACGCGATTTCTAGAGTATAATCATAAATTCAGCATGCGCTGCCATCGAGGCTTTGATCAGGCAAAATCTGAATTAGTTGCCTTGTTCGAATCTCTGGAAAATGGGACTTAG
- a CDS encoding OmpA family protein — MNTKYERLFRQNRDEGHFWPSFTDLLTTILLCFILIFVAMMIIKSLQIEEMKKTLDQIMGVRAKLVEDLKEEFGGSELGVEVDEKTGAIIFNTEILFAYDKHELKANSYTFLDEFVPKYLDILLQEGYEEYVAEIIIEGHTDRDGSYLYNLQLAQNRAYSVAAYLLSDDFPYKNIQQHLANKLTVNSKSFSDVRADENGNYSAEASRRVEFKFRLKDEEILDKTREILGG, encoded by the coding sequence ATGAATACTAAATATGAGCGTTTATTTAGGCAGAATAGGGACGAAGGACATTTTTGGCCATCATTTACAGACTTACTTACAACGATTTTACTTTGCTTTATTCTAATTTTTGTTGCTATGATGATTATTAAATCCTTACAAATAGAAGAAATGAAAAAGACGTTAGACCAAATTATGGGTGTACGAGCAAAGTTAGTGGAAGACTTAAAAGAAGAGTTCGGTGGTTCTGAATTAGGTGTTGAAGTAGACGAAAAGACGGGCGCCATCATTTTTAACACAGAGATTTTGTTTGCCTATGATAAGCACGAGTTAAAGGCTAACTCTTATACTTTTTTAGACGAATTTGTACCCAAATATTTGGATATTTTGTTGCAAGAAGGGTACGAAGAGTATGTTGCAGAGATCATTATTGAAGGTCATACGGACCGTGATGGGTCGTATTTATATAATTTACAGTTAGCACAGAATAGAGCATATAGTGTTGCTGCCTACCTATTAAGTGATGATTTTCCATACAAGAATATCCAGCAGCATTTAGCAAATAAATTAACGGTGAATAGTAAATCATTCTCCGACGTAAGAGCAGATGAGAACGGGAATTATAGTGCAGAAGCTTCCCGTAGAGTGGAATTCAAATTTCGACTGAAGGACGAAGAAATATTGGATAAAACAAGAGAGATTTTAGGTGGGTAG
- a CDS encoding DUF6944 family repetitive protein, translating to MTSNLKEITGSLLSAIGTIQAAIGSTPQLSLSKDQRFQLRLIGNVLQALGSGVTADGETTASFEKLGYQVQATGNSTVIVGMLIYRSSDPITKEKWIITGLWMQALGSFLVASDEWADHTKGVWENTIGALLQGIGNSLQAISGIQTLQNNQSDQRIIGVVGSWIQAVGTVISFIGAFQEE from the coding sequence ATGACATCTAATCTAAAGGAAATAACGGGATCTCTTCTTTCGGCAATTGGAACGATACAAGCGGCAATCGGTAGCACTCCCCAGTTATCTTTAAGTAAAGATCAACGTTTTCAACTTCGATTAATAGGTAATGTATTACAAGCTCTAGGAAGCGGCGTCACTGCTGATGGGGAAACCACGGCTTCTTTTGAAAAATTAGGGTACCAAGTTCAAGCTACGGGCAATTCAACTGTAATAGTAGGAATGTTGATTTATCGTTCTTCTGATCCTATAACAAAAGAAAAATGGATTATAACAGGACTGTGGATGCAGGCATTGGGGAGTTTTCTAGTTGCTAGTGATGAATGGGCTGATCACACAAAGGGTGTGTGGGAAAATACTATCGGAGCATTATTGCAAGGTATTGGTAACTCTTTACAAGCAATAAGCGGCATTCAAACGCTTCAAAACAATCAGTCTGATCAGCGTATAATTGGGGTTGTAGGAAGTTGGATACAAGCAGTAGGCACCGTTATATCGTTTATTGGAGCATTTCAAGAAGAATAG